One Enterococcus silesiacus genomic window carries:
- a CDS encoding dihydroxyacetone kinase, with translation MFTVDNLKKTLQLFKEKIDQNKDYLSELDTPIGDGDHGNNMARGMEAVSESLGSKETETIQDIFKVTAMALISKVGGASGPLYGTAMMEMAKASATTAEALPILEAGLAGIEKRGNSKPGEKTMLDEWAPAIDAIKSDTLTEATLKAAVEATKDIAATKGRASYVGERSIGHIDPGAMSSMYFFQSLMEAGVFDE, from the coding sequence ATGTTTACTGTAGATAATCTAAAGAAAACACTACAATTATTCAAAGAAAAAATCGATCAAAATAAAGACTATTTAAGTGAATTGGATACACCAATCGGGGATGGAGATCATGGGAATAATATGGCTCGTGGGATGGAAGCGGTGAGTGAGAGTCTAGGAAGTAAAGAGACGGAAACAATACAAGATATTTTCAAAGTGACCGCAATGGCTTTGATCAGTAAAGTCGGTGGTGCTTCTGGTCCGTTATATGGAACAGCGATGATGGAAATGGCCAAAGCATCGGCAACAACTGCTGAGGCACTACCTATTTTAGAAGCAGGATTAGCAGGAATTGAAAAACGTGGAAACAGCAAACCAGGTGAAAAAACCATGCTGGATGAATGGGCGCCGGCAATAGACGCAATTAAGAGTGATACGTTAACAGAAGCAACGTTGAAAGCAGCGGTAGAAGCGACAAAAGATATTGCTGCGACAAAAGGACGAGCGTCTTATGTTGGTGAGCGTTCTATTGGTCATATCGACCCTGGGGCAATGTCCAGCATGTATTTCTTTCAATCTTTAATGGAAGCAGGTGTGTTCGATGAGTAA
- the proA gene encoding gamma-glutamyl-phosphate reductase (Catalyzes the phosphorylation of L-glutamate during the proline biosynthesis pathway): MTDLTQLGKQAKETAYQLGLMDTKTKNDLLVHMAAELEKNTAKILLENQKDLATAKENGITETMLDRLRLTDERIKDMADGIRQVATLPDPIGEVDKMWKNEDGLMIGKQRVPLGVIGIIYESRPNVTTDAASLCFKTGNAVILRGGKEAFHSNQVLVTVLQQALKQKGASPFAIQFVDDTSRETAQKLMKLNDYLDVLIPRGGANLIKTVLTTATVPVIETGTGNCHVYIDKDAQLEMATNIIVNAKCQRPSVCNSAETLLIHQEVAADFLPVIEKALNEYNVELRADERALAIFEQSIPATEEDWETEFNDFILAIKVVDSLEEAIQHINRYNTKHSESIISDNYFATQQFLQQVDAAAVYANASTRFTDGFAFGFGAEIGISTQKLHARGPMGLAELTSTKYIVYGDGQYRK; the protein is encoded by the coding sequence ATGACTGATTTAACACAACTAGGCAAACAAGCCAAAGAAACAGCCTATCAACTAGGTTTAATGGATACAAAAACTAAAAACGACTTATTAGTACATATGGCAGCAGAACTAGAAAAAAATACTGCTAAAATCTTACTAGAAAATCAAAAAGATTTAGCGACAGCTAAAGAAAACGGTATTACCGAAACAATGCTAGATCGCTTACGTTTAACAGACGAACGGATCAAAGACATGGCTGATGGCATTCGCCAAGTTGCAACCTTGCCTGATCCAATCGGTGAAGTCGATAAAATGTGGAAAAATGAAGATGGCTTGATGATCGGTAAACAACGTGTGCCATTAGGTGTCATCGGCATCATCTATGAATCTCGTCCAAATGTGACAACAGATGCAGCCAGCCTTTGTTTTAAAACCGGAAATGCCGTAATTTTACGTGGCGGAAAAGAAGCATTTCACTCAAATCAAGTCTTAGTAACTGTTTTACAACAAGCGTTAAAACAAAAAGGCGCTTCTCCTTTTGCGATTCAGTTTGTCGATGATACTTCTCGGGAAACGGCACAAAAATTGATGAAATTAAATGATTATTTAGATGTGTTGATTCCTCGTGGTGGTGCTAATTTGATCAAAACAGTCTTAACAACAGCAACTGTTCCAGTCATCGAAACAGGAACTGGCAATTGTCATGTTTATATCGATAAGGACGCCCAATTAGAGATGGCAACCAATATCATCGTCAATGCAAAATGCCAACGTCCTTCTGTTTGTAACTCAGCAGAAACATTATTGATCCATCAAGAGGTGGCGGCGGATTTTCTACCTGTAATCGAAAAAGCGTTGAATGAATACAATGTAGAATTACGAGCTGATGAACGGGCGCTAGCTATTTTTGAACAATCGATCCCAGCCACTGAAGAAGATTGGGAAACGGAATTCAATGACTTCATTTTAGCCATTAAAGTTGTAGACTCTTTAGAAGAAGCGATTCAGCATATCAATCGCTACAATACGAAACATTCTGAAAGTATCATTAGTGATAATTACTTTGCTACACAACAATTTTTACAGCAAGTTGATGCAGCAGCAGTTTATGCTAATGCTTCCACACGATTTACGGATGGATTTGCGTTTGGCTTTGGTGCTGAGATTGGCATCAGTACACAGAAGTTACATGCAAGAGGTCCGATGGGCTTAGCGGAACTGACTTCTACAAAATATATTGTTTATGGTGATGGACAGTATCGGAAATAA
- a CDS encoding copper ABC transporter permease has protein sequence MKKKIQAFIKENWPYMTASFFIPFFVMVIVYLSLGIYPGSSRSVMASDSFSQFSNFHASFNNVLHGKQSIFYTWNASLGLNYLSLISYYLGGLFTPLVIFFKNQNIPDALYLITLLKIGSAGLAFWVFARNTYKMPKWGHVMLSVPYALMSFATAHSEIIMWLDAFTYLPLVILGIHRLMDERKPTLLFVSYLLLFISNFYMGFMIGVFSFLYFIARMLTNWKVYKKRIIPYGITSLLAGGASMILVLPAVLDLRANGETLSQVTRFKTEATAFWDIVMKNMIGVYDTTKYGSIPFIYVGLLPLIFCIFYFVTREVPKKNKLLFGSLFLILIASFYITPLNLFWHGMHAPNMFLFRYSFLFSFLVVLLAGYGFEKFKTDDLGLLAGSTIMLIAVFALAEGTKNATSYDYIPISAFVITVLFLLLYLAGIVFYQLKKIPMHYLIILLVLLVSTEAFINTNTMLKGILDDWNYASRSLYSEPYPSIKKLVDKTKKDNDTFYRLENLNPVSSNDSINYGYSGVSMFSSIRNRHSSSYLNDLGFRARGTGLNIRYPNNTLLMDSLVGIKYNISESDPLKFGFFPTDKAGKFSLYENSSALPLGFLADNDIYKVKQPANDNLSSQSELFNALADQKQNYFKFYQPTIINKNNVKIEQNAGSVTYREVQNNVAKDITWTVDVPANTQAYLSLFPTDFGQLESSTATMSVNGTSQKSQINITGQYYNIGYYDQPTSVTFTVSFYGTTAVSFMEPKVVGLNTTAFEKSVQAIQNKGADLTAKGRKATGTVKADKDQVLLTTIPYDKGWKAYVDGKKVPIKSFKKAFVSIPVTQGEHTIEFVYLPEGFVLGVMLFIVCISGFVVYVKVINKPRLVLVQPKKRNRKKR, from the coding sequence ATGAAGAAAAAAATACAGGCATTTATTAAAGAAAACTGGCCTTATATGACCGCTAGTTTTTTCATTCCATTTTTTGTGATGGTCATTGTTTATTTAAGTTTAGGTATTTACCCCGGCAGTAGCCGTAGTGTGATGGCAAGTGATTCCTTTTCACAATTTTCCAATTTCCATGCTAGCTTCAATAACGTGCTGCACGGTAAACAAAGTATTTTTTATACTTGGAACGCGTCCCTTGGGTTAAATTATCTTTCATTGATTTCGTATTATCTTGGCGGTCTATTTACCCCACTCGTTATCTTTTTTAAAAACCAGAATATTCCTGATGCGCTGTATCTGATTACTTTATTGAAAATCGGTTCAGCTGGTTTGGCTTTTTGGGTGTTTGCTAGAAACACCTACAAGATGCCAAAATGGGGACACGTGATGTTGAGTGTCCCTTATGCTTTGATGTCATTTGCGACCGCACATTCAGAAATCATCATGTGGTTAGATGCGTTTACCTATCTACCTCTGGTTATTCTAGGGATTCATCGTCTGATGGATGAACGAAAACCGACACTGTTATTTGTCAGTTATCTGCTATTATTTATCTCAAATTTTTACATGGGCTTTATGATCGGTGTCTTCTCTTTCCTATATTTTATCGCCCGCATGTTGACGAATTGGAAAGTTTATAAAAAACGGATCATACCTTACGGGATCACCTCTCTTTTAGCAGGTGGTGCTTCGATGATCTTAGTATTGCCAGCGGTCCTTGATTTACGAGCAAATGGGGAAACCTTATCCCAAGTCACTCGATTTAAGACTGAAGCAACCGCTTTTTGGGATATCGTGATGAAAAATATGATTGGTGTCTACGATACAACGAAATATGGTTCGATCCCTTTTATTTACGTGGGACTGTTACCCTTGATTTTCTGTATCTTTTACTTTGTCACAAGAGAAGTTCCGAAGAAAAATAAACTCCTATTTGGTAGTCTATTTCTGATTTTGATTGCTAGTTTTTATATCACACCACTGAATTTATTTTGGCATGGAATGCATGCGCCAAATATGTTCTTGTTCCGCTACAGCTTTTTATTTTCTTTCCTAGTTGTTCTGTTGGCGGGTTATGGGTTCGAGAAATTCAAAACAGATGATTTAGGCTTGCTAGCAGGTTCCACGATCATGCTGATTGCAGTCTTTGCTTTGGCTGAAGGAACAAAGAACGCGACAAGTTATGACTATATTCCGATTTCAGCCTTTGTTATCACAGTTTTATTCTTACTGCTGTATCTGGCTGGAATTGTCTTTTATCAATTGAAAAAAATACCCATGCATTATTTGATCATACTATTGGTATTACTAGTTTCGACTGAAGCATTCATCAATACAAATACAATGTTAAAAGGCATTTTAGACGATTGGAACTACGCTTCTCGCAGTCTTTACTCTGAACCTTATCCATCGATCAAAAAGCTCGTCGATAAGACTAAAAAAGACAATGACACCTTTTATCGGTTAGAAAATTTAAATCCAGTTTCTTCCAATGATAGTATCAATTATGGCTATAGTGGTGTCAGTATGTTTTCTTCTATCAGGAATCGTCATTCATCTTCTTATTTAAATGACTTGGGCTTTCGTGCTAGAGGAACTGGTTTGAACATTCGTTATCCAAACAATACCTTGCTGATGGATTCTCTCGTTGGGATCAAATACAATATTTCTGAAAGTGATCCGCTGAAATTCGGCTTTTTCCCGACTGACAAAGCGGGGAAATTTTCACTATATGAAAACAGCAGTGCGCTGCCGTTAGGCTTTTTAGCAGATAACGACATCTACAAAGTCAAACAGCCTGCCAATGATAATTTGAGTAGCCAAAGCGAGTTATTCAATGCGCTAGCTGATCAAAAACAAAATTACTTTAAGTTTTATCAGCCAACTATCATCAACAAAAATAATGTCAAAATCGAACAAAATGCTGGTTCTGTAACCTATCGAGAAGTTCAAAACAATGTGGCAAAGGATATTACCTGGACAGTCGATGTACCTGCAAATACCCAAGCTTATCTTAGCCTGTTCCCAACAGATTTTGGACAATTGGAAAGTTCAACTGCCACAATGTCAGTAAATGGGACTAGCCAAAAATCACAAATCAATATCACAGGGCAATATTACAATATCGGTTATTATGATCAGCCCACTAGCGTTACCTTTACCGTCAGCTTTTATGGCACAACTGCCGTCAGCTTTATGGAGCCAAAAGTTGTCGGGTTAAATACAACAGCCTTTGAAAAATCCGTTCAAGCAATCCAGAATAAAGGGGCTGATTTAACAGCTAAAGGACGCAAGGCCACAGGCACAGTGAAGGCAGATAAAGACCAAGTGCTTCTGACCACAATTCCTTATGACAAAGGTTGGAAAGCTTATGTCGATGGCAAAAAAGTCCCGATTAAATCGTTTAAAAAGGCCTTTGTTAGTATTCCAGTAACACAAGGTGAACATACAATTGAATTTGTTTATCTGCCAGAAGGATTTGTGCTTGGTGTAATGTTGTTTATTGTTTGTATTAGTGGATTTGTAGTCTATGTCAAAGTGATAAATAAACCTAGACTGGTGTTAGTACAGCCGAAAAAACGCAACCGTAAAAAACGTTAA
- a CDS encoding dihydroxyacetone kinase (with DhaL and DhaM forms dihydroxyacetone kinase, which is responsible for phosphorylating dihydroxyacetone; DhaK is the dihydroxyacetone binding subunit of the dihydroxyacetone kinase) → MKKIINQAQNVVPEMVQGFVRAHQEKVQQVPETFVLKQKEINKQVALISGGGSGHEPAHAGFIGSGMLQAAVCGQVFTSPTPDQIFEGIKAVDQGQGVVMVVKNYSGDIMNFDMAKDLAEMEEIKVGTVVVDDDIAVEDSTYTQGKRGVAGTVFVHKILGAAARNGASVDELVALGEKVVKNLKTIGVALTGATVPEVGKPGFVLKDDEIEFGVGIHGEPGYKREKIKTSKEMAEELVSKLKVAFQWGKGDKFAILINGLGGTPLMEQYIFYDDAMKLLDAEGVEISFSKVGNYMTSLEMAGLSMTLLKVEDDWVQALNEEVDTVAW, encoded by the coding sequence ATGAAAAAAATCATCAATCAAGCACAAAATGTAGTTCCAGAAATGGTGCAAGGATTTGTTCGTGCCCATCAGGAAAAAGTGCAACAAGTCCCAGAAACCTTTGTTTTAAAACAAAAAGAAATCAATAAACAGGTAGCTTTGATCAGCGGCGGCGGTAGCGGCCATGAACCAGCCCATGCCGGATTTATTGGATCAGGGATGCTACAGGCTGCCGTTTGCGGACAAGTATTCACATCACCTACGCCTGACCAAATTTTTGAAGGAATCAAAGCTGTTGACCAAGGACAAGGCGTTGTCATGGTCGTGAAAAACTATTCTGGAGATATCATGAATTTTGATATGGCGAAAGATTTAGCAGAGATGGAAGAGATCAAAGTCGGCACAGTTGTTGTGGATGATGATATTGCTGTGGAAGACAGTACGTATACGCAAGGTAAACGTGGTGTGGCTGGCACGGTTTTCGTCCACAAAATTCTAGGAGCAGCAGCACGTAATGGAGCATCAGTGGATGAATTAGTTGCCTTAGGTGAAAAGGTTGTTAAGAATTTGAAAACAATCGGTGTGGCTTTAACAGGTGCAACGGTTCCAGAAGTCGGCAAACCTGGATTTGTTTTAAAGGATGATGAAATTGAATTTGGTGTTGGTATCCATGGAGAGCCTGGTTACAAACGAGAAAAAATCAAAACGTCTAAGGAAATGGCTGAAGAATTAGTTTCAAAACTAAAAGTGGCATTCCAATGGGGTAAAGGTGATAAATTTGCTATTTTGATCAACGGATTAGGCGGCACACCATTGATGGAACAATATATTTTTTATGATGATGCAATGAAATTATTGGATGCAGAAGGTGTAGAAATCTCCTTTTCAAAAGTCGGCAATTATATGACTTCTTTAGAAATGGCAGGGCTTTCTATGACATTGCTGAAAGTGGAAGATGATTGGGTACAGGCCTTGAATGAAGAGGTGGATACGGTGGCTTGGTAA
- a CDS encoding XRE family transcriptional regulator: protein MELRTQLKKYRMKNEWTQKELAEKVNVSDKTISSWETGRTYPDVAMLITLSELFGITLDEFMRGDAKMIKRIDTDLKLKKVYRYALIVTITIFLGGVIFLNTYQYKNQWVDRFNPFMEMKIGYATLPTKVTYNGGKEYEKSSKELQIPDPYQDIWVTDDPFGEGTRLDFKGGQSPEGKNYALVQHKGIYVRRMSFVSWDSIPGMYRDIMQREYEEVPNMEDEPIHH from the coding sequence ATGGAGCTAAGAACTCAATTGAAAAAATATCGAATGAAGAACGAATGGACTCAAAAAGAATTAGCAGAAAAAGTCAATGTTTCAGATAAAACAATTTCTAGCTGGGAAACAGGACGCACATATCCTGATGTTGCAATGCTGATTACGCTTAGTGAATTATTTGGCATTACTTTAGATGAATTTATGAGAGGGGATGCTAAAATGATAAAAAGGATTGATACTGACTTAAAATTAAAAAAAGTCTATAGATATGCGTTAATTGTGACTATCACTATTTTTTTGGGAGGAGTCATTTTTTTGAACACATATCAATATAAAAATCAGTGGGTAGATAGATTTAATCCTTTTATGGAAATGAAAATAGGTTATGCTACATTGCCGACCAAAGTTACTTATAATGGCGGAAAAGAGTATGAAAAGAGTAGCAAGGAACTGCAAATTCCAGATCCTTATCAAGATATTTGGGTGACTGACGATCCTTTTGGGGAAGGGACGAGATTGGATTTTAAGGGAGGACAATCTCCAGAGGGAAAAAATTATGCTTTGGTACAACATAAAGGAATATACGTACGGCGCATGTCGTTTGTTTCTTGGGATTCAATTCCAGGAATGTACAGAGACATCATGCAAAGAGAATATGAAGAGGTTCCGAATATGGAGGATGAGCCGATTCACCATTAA
- a CDS encoding histidinol-phosphatase: MKRDGHTHTEFCPHGKVEDTELLIQRAIRLGFKEYSITEHAPLPTGIEKFAAGDSEVWTTASMALNDVDNYFRRMNELRKKYASDIIIHIGFELDYFSEFESWTRDFLVEYGPQTDDGILSVHFLEGDGGLRGIDYSFEEYKTGVVDYLGSVEKAQKCYYQKVLASLEADLGPWKPTRLGHISLCQKFEQFFDDATKYSSENHALVHTLLTSVQQEKYSLDLNTAGFYKQGYQQSYPQVWITKKAVEFGIPLVYGSDTHSLNDVGQSYNKIEQWL, from the coding sequence ATGAAACGTGATGGTCACACCCACACAGAATTTTGTCCACATGGAAAAGTCGAAGATACTGAACTACTGATCCAGCGTGCAATCCGTCTCGGCTTTAAAGAATATAGCATCACAGAGCATGCACCGTTACCCACAGGTATAGAAAAATTTGCTGCAGGAGATTCTGAAGTGTGGACAACTGCCTCGATGGCTTTGAACGATGTGGATAACTATTTCAGAAGGATGAATGAGCTACGAAAAAAGTATGCTTCTGACATTATTATTCACATTGGCTTTGAATTAGATTATTTTTCGGAATTTGAAAGCTGGACTCGTGATTTTTTAGTTGAATACGGACCACAAACGGACGATGGGATTTTATCCGTACACTTTCTTGAGGGAGATGGCGGATTGCGTGGAATCGACTATTCTTTTGAAGAATATAAGACTGGTGTCGTTGACTATTTAGGTAGCGTTGAAAAAGCTCAAAAATGTTACTACCAAAAGGTTTTAGCCTCTTTAGAAGCAGATTTAGGCCCATGGAAACCCACACGTTTAGGCCATATATCTTTGTGCCAAAAATTTGAGCAATTCTTTGATGATGCAACAAAATATTCTTCTGAAAACCATGCACTTGTCCACACCCTTTTAACAAGTGTGCAACAAGAAAAATACAGCTTAGATTTAAACACAGCTGGATTTTATAAACAAGGTTATCAACAGAGTTATCCACAGGTGTGGATAACTAAAAAAGCAGTTGAATTTGGCATTCCTCTTGTTTATGGATCAGATACTCATTCATTGAACGATGTTGGTCAAAGTTATAATAAAATCGAACAATGGCTGTAA
- a CDS encoding PTS mannnose family transporter subunit IIA (phosphoenolpyruvate-dependent sugar phosphotransferase system; catalyzes the phosphorylation of incoming sugar substrates concomitant with their translocation across the cell membrane; IIB is phosphorylated by IIA and then transfers the phosphoryl group to the sugar; IIC forms the translocation channel), with protein sequence MSNGVVIVSHVKEIGEGVDRLIKEVAKDVPITVAAGLDQGAVGTSFEKIMDAFEKNSAQTLLAFYDLGSAKMNLEMAIDMTEKEVLLFDTALVESAYTAAALLQVDTPIETIKEQLAPLKIK encoded by the coding sequence ATGAGTAATGGTGTAGTGATCGTCTCTCATGTGAAAGAAATCGGTGAAGGTGTGGACCGCTTGATCAAAGAAGTGGCAAAAGATGTACCGATAACTGTTGCAGCTGGCTTAGACCAAGGAGCTGTGGGGACATCATTTGAAAAAATCATGGATGCGTTTGAAAAGAATTCTGCGCAAACATTGCTCGCTTTTTATGATTTAGGCAGCGCTAAAATGAATTTAGAAATGGCCATTGATATGACAGAAAAAGAAGTGTTACTGTTTGATACAGCCTTAGTAGAAAGCGCTTATACGGCAGCGGCCTTGTTGCAAGTAGATACACCGATCGAAACCATAAAGGAGCAATTAGCCCCTTTAAAAATAAAATAA
- a CDS encoding gamma-glutamyl kinase (catalyzes the formation of glutamate 5-phosphate from glutamate in proline biosynthesis), with translation MRKQLKEAKRIVIKVGTSTLIYPNGNINLSAIDQLAFTLSDLRNQDKEIILVSSGAIGVGLNKLTMDKRPPTIPEQQAVAAVGQAELMNIYNQRFLTYSQQIAQLLLTRDVIEYPESRKNVTNTIEQLLQMGIIPVINENDTVAIDELDHLTKFGDNDQLSAIVAQLIQADALIMLSDIDGFFSDNPNTNKDATLFSEINEINEELLQLAGGKGSRFGTGGMYSKLKAAERVLEHNGAMILANGQQPKIIFDILAGEKIGTLFIQLKKGGTLHD, from the coding sequence ATGCGAAAACAATTAAAAGAAGCCAAACGAATCGTCATCAAAGTTGGGACAAGTACCTTGATTTACCCCAATGGAAATATCAATTTAAGTGCCATCGATCAATTAGCCTTTACCTTATCCGATTTACGTAACCAAGACAAAGAGATCATCTTAGTCTCATCTGGTGCAATCGGTGTTGGCTTAAATAAGTTAACCATGGATAAACGCCCCCCAACCATTCCAGAACAACAAGCAGTTGCTGCGGTTGGGCAAGCGGAGTTGATGAACATTTACAACCAGCGCTTTTTGACTTACAGCCAGCAAATCGCCCAACTGTTATTGACACGAGACGTGATCGAATATCCTGAAAGCCGCAAAAATGTAACAAATACCATAGAGCAATTATTGCAAATGGGCATCATTCCTGTCATCAATGAAAATGATACTGTAGCAATCGATGAATTAGATCATCTAACGAAATTCGGTGACAATGATCAATTATCTGCGATCGTCGCTCAACTGATCCAAGCAGATGCACTGATCATGTTATCTGATATCGACGGTTTTTTCTCTGATAATCCGAATACCAATAAAGATGCCACGCTTTTCTCTGAAATCAATGAAATCAACGAAGAGCTTTTACAATTAGCTGGAGGCAAAGGCAGTCGTTTTGGTACTGGTGGCATGTACAGTAAATTAAAAGCCGCAGAACGTGTGTTAGAGCATAACGGTGCGATGATTTTAGCAAATGGGCAGCAACCAAAAATCATTTTTGATATTTTAGCTGGCGAAAAGATCGGGACACTATTTATTCAATTAAAAAAAGGAGGCACACTTCATGACTGA
- the gldA gene encoding glycerol dehydrogenase (forms dimers and octamers; involved in conversion of glycerol to dihydroxy-acetone), with protein sequence MRKAFISPTKYVQGEDELLNLGYFVTTFGKKALLIAHKDDVNRVKEKLDKTAEKFDISFVESNFHGEASRVEVARLQKVAKENDCDCVIGLGGGKAIDTAKCVAEGHNLIIVPTIVATDAPTSHSAVLYTEDGQFDDYAYFVQSPSVVLIDTVVIANAPTRFLVSGMGDALSTYFEARATHNSYSNVNAGLPCGAREGVCPPAKGTNTALALAKLCYETILEDGLKAKEASDNNVVTPALENIIEANILLSGLGFESAGLAAIHAIHDGLTVLHDAHGATHGEKVAFSTICQLVLENAPKAELYEVLDFALSIGLPVCLADLGVKEISDAELTEVAEKSCIPEESIHSMPFPITVDQVKAAIIVADKIGSEYKNKNH encoded by the coding sequence ATGAGAAAAGCATTTATTAGTCCAACGAAATATGTTCAAGGGGAAGATGAATTACTAAATTTAGGTTATTTTGTTACGACTTTTGGTAAAAAAGCCTTGTTAATCGCCCATAAAGATGATGTGAACCGAGTAAAAGAGAAACTAGATAAAACGGCTGAAAAATTTGATATTTCCTTTGTTGAAAGTAATTTCCACGGAGAAGCATCCCGTGTAGAAGTGGCTCGGCTACAAAAAGTGGCTAAAGAAAATGATTGTGATTGCGTGATCGGTCTGGGAGGCGGCAAAGCGATCGATACGGCAAAATGTGTGGCTGAAGGTCATAACTTGATTATCGTACCAACCATTGTTGCAACAGACGCACCGACAAGTCATTCGGCAGTTCTTTATACAGAAGATGGTCAGTTTGATGATTATGCATACTTCGTTCAAAGTCCAAGTGTTGTTTTGATCGATACAGTTGTTATCGCAAATGCGCCAACACGTTTCTTAGTATCTGGTATGGGAGATGCCTTATCTACTTATTTTGAAGCAAGAGCTACGCATAATTCTTATTCTAACGTTAATGCTGGTTTGCCTTGCGGCGCCCGTGAAGGTGTCTGTCCGCCAGCTAAAGGAACGAATACAGCGTTGGCATTAGCTAAATTATGCTATGAAACAATTTTAGAAGATGGTCTAAAAGCCAAAGAAGCTTCGGATAATAACGTAGTAACACCAGCTCTTGAAAATATCATTGAAGCAAACATCTTACTTTCCGGCTTAGGGTTTGAGAGTGCAGGACTCGCTGCAATTCATGCAATCCATGATGGGTTGACCGTTTTACATGATGCTCATGGCGCAACACATGGCGAAAAAGTAGCATTCAGTACGATTTGTCAGCTAGTTTTAGAAAATGCGCCAAAAGCTGAGTTATATGAAGTATTGGATTTTGCTTTATCAATCGGTTTACCCGTTTGTTTAGCTGATTTAGGGGTGAAAGAAATTTCAGATGCTGAGCTAACAGAAGTAGCTGAAAAATCATGTATTCCAGAAGAATCCATTCATTCAATGCCATTTCCAATTACAGTAGACCAAGTTAAAGCGGCAATTATTGTGGCTGACAAAATTGGAAGCGAGTATAAGAATAAGAATCACTAA